In the Quercus lobata isolate SW786 chromosome 5, ValleyOak3.0 Primary Assembly, whole genome shotgun sequence genome, one interval contains:
- the LOC115990136 gene encoding uncharacterized protein LOC115990136 has protein sequence MVAWCIWERRNRVRLRQQAWGVGEVCWHAFELLKEFHDVHKKVYRMVVRSSDSWWKPPASRMYKINFDGALFEEQTCAGLRVVIRDSTGLVIGALSQKIRHPGSVDMVEALAASRAIVFSKELCLQSIVVEGDSLRVIQAIVAARPSRTMFGHVIAEIHSLVSNVDCTVCHVKRKGNKLAHALARRVVASADFDMWLKDLPCDLEDVF, from the coding sequence ATGGTTGCGTGGTGCATTTGGGAGCGTCGGAACAGGGTCAGGTTGCGGCAGCAAGCTTGGGGGGTTGGGGAGGTGTGTTGGCATGCTTTTGAACTGTTGAAAGAGTTCCATGATGTGCATAAAAAGGTTTATCGGATGGTTGTTCGTAGTAGTGATTCTTGGTGGAAACCTCCGGCCTCTCGTATGTATAAAATCAACTTTGATGGTGCTTTATTTGAGGAGCAGACTTGTGCAGGTCTAAGAGTGGTTATCAGGGATTCGACGGGATTGGTCATTGGTGCTTTGAGCCAAAAAATTAGGCACCCAGGTTCTGTGGACATGGTGGAGGCTCTAGCCGCTAGTAGAGCCATTGTTTTTTCCAAGGAGCTTTGTCTTCAGTCCATAGTGGTGGAGGGTGATTCCTTACGGGTTATCCAAGCTATAGTTGCCGCTAGGCCTTCGAGGACTATGTTTGGTCATGTTATTGCTGAAATTCATAGTTTAGTTTCTAATGTTGATTGTACAGTTTGTCATGTTAAGAGAAAGGGGAATAAACTTGCTCATGCCCTCGCTCGTAGAGTAGTTGCATCTGCTGATTTTGATATGTGGTTAAAAGATCTACCATGTGATTTGGAGgatgttttttag